Proteins encoded within one genomic window of Manis pentadactyla isolate mManPen7 chromosome 4, mManPen7.hap1, whole genome shotgun sequence:
- the ESPN gene encoding espin isoform X7 codes for MALEQALQAARQGELDVLKSLHTAGLLGPSLRDPLDALPVHHAARAGKLHCLRFLVEEAALPAAARARNGATPAHDAAATGHLSCLQWLLSEGGCPVQDKDNSGATVLHLASRFGHPEVVDWLLRHGGGDPTVATDTGALPVHYAAAKGDFPSLRLLVGHHPEGVNAQTKNGATPLYLACQEGHLEVTQYLVQECGADPHVSAHDGMTPLHAAAQMGHSPVIVWLVSCTDVSLSEQDKDGATAMHFAASRGHAKVLSWLLLHGGEISADLWGGTPLHDAAENGELECCQILVVNGAELDVRDRDGYTAADLSDYNGHSHCTGYLRTVENLSVEHRVLSRDTSAELETKQPDSGMSSPNTTMSVQPPNFDLSSPTSTLSNYDSCSSSHSSVKGRHMAPGLPSSRAADIQSYMDMLSPDLGLPWNKTDRTTPPPPPPPPSFPPPPPPPDTQLPPPPPGYPAPKPPVGLHAADMYMQTKNKLRHVETEAFRKELNSRDGHNALRRQDSGRKPRAFSKQPSTGDYYGQLGRCPREPLAARRDMAHSEEAALLPGNHVHNGCAADPKASRELPPPPPPPPLPEALSSPPPPPPLPFEGSGPGCGQRRSSSSTGSTKSFNMMSPTGDNSELLAEIKAGKSLKPTPQSKGLTTVFSGSGQPASQPDSPLQLTSPPLSRARSPTPPAVGPQPLLNGSMAPAPPATPAPGVQLDVEALIPTHDEQGRPIPEWKRQVMVRKLQLKMQEEEEQRRKEKEEEDRLASLPAWRRDLLRKKLEEEREQKRKEEERQKQEELQREKEQSEKLRTLGYDETKLAPWQRQIILKKGDIAKY; via the exons ATGGCCCTGGAGCAGGCTCTGCAGGCGGCGCGGCAGGGCGAGCTGGATGTGCTGAAGTCCCTGCACAccgccggcctgctggggccctCGCTGCGCGACCCGCTGGACGCGCTGCCGGTGCACCACGCCGCCCGCGCCGGCAAGCTGCACTGTCTGCGCTTCCTGGTGGAGGAGGCCGCCCTGCCCGCCGCGGCTCGCGCGCGCAATGGCGCCACGCCGGCCCACGACGCCGCCGCCACCGGCCACCTCTCCTGCCTGCAGTGGCTTCTCTCCGAGGGCGGCTGCCCGGTGCAG GACAAAGACAATTCTGGTGCCACAGTCCTACATCTAGCTTCCCGCTTCGGCCACCCCGAGGTGGTGGACTGGCTGCTTCGTCATGGCGGTGGGGATCCCACCGTGGCCACAGACACGGGTGCCCTGCCTGTCCACTATGCTGCCGCCAAAGGAGACTTCCCCTCCCTGAGGCTTCTCGTTGGGCATCACCCCGA GGGAGTGAATGCCCAAACCAAGAACGGTGCCACACCCCTGTACCTGGCGTGCCAGGAGGGCCACCTGGAGGTGACGCAGTACCTGGTACAGGAGTGCGGTGCAGACCCGCACGTGAGCGCCCACGATGGCATGACCCCCCTGCACGCCGCGGCGCAGATGGGCCACAGCCCGGTCATCGTGTGGCTG GTGAGCTGCACCGACGTGAGCCTGTCGGAGCAGGACAAGGATGGCGCCACAGCCATGCACTTCGCGGCGAGCCGCGGCCACGCCAAAGTGCTCAGCTGGCTCCTGCTGCACGGCGGCGAGATCTCCGCGGACCTGTGGGGCGGGACCCCACTGCATGACGCGGCGGAGAACGGGGAGCTGGAG TGCTGCCAGATCCTGGTAGTGAACGGCGCGGAGCTGGACGTGCGCGACCGCGACGGGTACACTGCCGCCGACCTCTCGGACTACAATGGCCACAGCCACTGCACCGGCTACCTGCGCACCGTGGAGAACTTG AGCGTGGAGCATCGTGTGCTGTCCCGGGATACGTCTGCTGAGCTGGAGACCAAGCAGCCTGACTCGGGCATGTCCTCACCCAATACCACCATGTCCGTCCAGCCACCGAACTTTGACCTCAGCTCGCCCACCAGCACCCTCTCCAACTATGACTCCTGCTCCTCCAGCCACTCCAGCGTCAAGGGCCGGCACATGGCTCCTG ggcttcCTAGCTCAAGAGCTGCAGATATACAGAGCTACATGGACATGCTGAGCCCTGACCTGGGCCTGCCATGGAACAAGACAGACAgaaccacaccaccaccaccgccgCCGCCACCAAGCTTCCCTcctccgcccccgcccccagACACCCAACTGCCCCCACCTCCACCGGGCTACCCAGCTCCCAAGCCCCCTGTGGGGCTACATGCAGCTGACATGTACATGCAGACAAAGAACAAACTCCGCCACGTGGAGACCGAGGCCTTCAGGAAGGAG CTGAACTCCCGCGACGGCCACAACGCGCTGCGGAGGCAGGACTCCGGCCGCAAGCCCCGCGCCTTCAGTAAGCAGCCCAGCACCGGGGACTACTACGGCCAGCTGGGCCGCTGCCCCCGGGAGCCGCTGGCCGCACGCCGGGACATGGCGCACAGCGAAGAG GCGGCGCTGCTCCCTGGGAATCACGTGCACAACGGCTGCGCTGCGGACCCTAAAGCGTCCAGGGAgctgcccccgcccccgccgccgcccccgcTTCCCGAGGCCCTGAGctcgccgccgcctcctccgccTCTGCCCTTCGAGGGTTCAGGCCCTGGCTGCGGACAGCGTCGGTCCTCGTCGTCCACCGGGA GCACCAAGTCTTTCAATATGATGTCCCCAACGGGCGACAACTCAGAGCTACTGGCTGAGATCAAGGCTGGCAAGAGTCTGAAGCCGACGCCGCAGAGCAAGGGACTGACCACGGTGTTCTCTGGCAGTGGGCAACCGGCCTCCCAG CCTGACTCACCACTGCAGCTGACATCGCCCCCGCTGTCACGGGCCCGAAGCCCCACCCCACCGGCAGTGGGGCCGCAGCCACTGCTCAATGGAAGCATGGCACCGGCACCACCTGCCACCCCTGCACCAGGCGTACAGCTGGATGTGGAGGCGCTCATCCCCACGCACGACGAGCAGGGCCGGCCCATACCTGAGTGGAAGCGCCAGGTGATGGTGCGCAAGCTGCAGCTGAAgatgcaggaggaggaggagcagagacGGAAG gagaaggaggaggaggaccgGCTGGCCAGCTTGCCTGCCTGGAGGCGGGACCTCCTGCGGAAGAAGCTAGAAGAGGAAAG GGAGCAGAAGCG GAAAGAGGAGGAGCGACAGAAGCAGGAGGAGCTGCAGCGGGAGAAAGAGCAGTCGGAGAAGCTGCGGACGCTGGGCTATGACGAGACCAAGCTGGCGCCCTGGCAGCGACAGATCATCCTGAAGAAGGGGGACATCGCTAAGTACTAA
- the ESPN gene encoding espin isoform X5 — translation MALEQALQAARQGELDVLKSLHTAGLLGPSLRDPLDALPVHHAARAGKLHCLRFLVEEAALPAAARARNGATPAHDAAATGHLSCLQWLLSEGGCPVQDKDNSGATVLHLASRFGHPEVVDWLLRHGGGDPTVATDTGALPVHYAAAKGDFPSLRLLVGHHPEGVNAQTKNGATPLYLACQEGHLEVTQYLVQECGADPHVSAHDGMTPLHAAAQMGHSPVIVWLVSCTDVSLSEQDKDGATAMHFAASRGHAKVLSWLLLHGGEISADLWGGTPLHDAAENGELECCQILVVNGAELDVRDRDGYTAADLSDYNGHSHCTGYLRTVENLSVEHRVLSRDTSAELETKQPDSGMSSPNTTMSVQPPNFDLSSPTSTLSNYDSCSSSHSSVKGRHMAPGLPSSRAADIQSYMDMLSPDLGLPWNKTDRTTPPPPPPPPSFPPPPPPPDTQLPPPPPGYPAPKPPVGLHAADMYMQTKNKLRHVETEAFRKELNSRDGHNALRRQDSGRKPRAFSKQPSTGDYYGQLGRCPREPLAARRDMAHSEEVRAPSTHQPDAGTSPAAPLLTRWPLCPPQAALLPGNHVHNGCAADPKASRELPPPPPPPPLPEALSSPPPPPPLPFEGSGPGCGQRRSSSSTGSTKSFNMMSPTGDNSELLAEIKAGKSLKPTPQSKGLTTVFSGSGQPASQPDSPLQLTSPPLSRARSPTPPAVGPQPLLNGSMAPAPPATPAPGVQLDVEALIPTHDEQGRPIPEWKRQVMVRKLQLKMQEEEEQRRKEKEEEDRLASLPAWRRDLLRKKLEEEREQKRKEEERQKQEELQREKEQSEKLRTLGYDETKLAPWQRQIILKKGDIAKY, via the exons ATGGCCCTGGAGCAGGCTCTGCAGGCGGCGCGGCAGGGCGAGCTGGATGTGCTGAAGTCCCTGCACAccgccggcctgctggggccctCGCTGCGCGACCCGCTGGACGCGCTGCCGGTGCACCACGCCGCCCGCGCCGGCAAGCTGCACTGTCTGCGCTTCCTGGTGGAGGAGGCCGCCCTGCCCGCCGCGGCTCGCGCGCGCAATGGCGCCACGCCGGCCCACGACGCCGCCGCCACCGGCCACCTCTCCTGCCTGCAGTGGCTTCTCTCCGAGGGCGGCTGCCCGGTGCAG GACAAAGACAATTCTGGTGCCACAGTCCTACATCTAGCTTCCCGCTTCGGCCACCCCGAGGTGGTGGACTGGCTGCTTCGTCATGGCGGTGGGGATCCCACCGTGGCCACAGACACGGGTGCCCTGCCTGTCCACTATGCTGCCGCCAAAGGAGACTTCCCCTCCCTGAGGCTTCTCGTTGGGCATCACCCCGA GGGAGTGAATGCCCAAACCAAGAACGGTGCCACACCCCTGTACCTGGCGTGCCAGGAGGGCCACCTGGAGGTGACGCAGTACCTGGTACAGGAGTGCGGTGCAGACCCGCACGTGAGCGCCCACGATGGCATGACCCCCCTGCACGCCGCGGCGCAGATGGGCCACAGCCCGGTCATCGTGTGGCTG GTGAGCTGCACCGACGTGAGCCTGTCGGAGCAGGACAAGGATGGCGCCACAGCCATGCACTTCGCGGCGAGCCGCGGCCACGCCAAAGTGCTCAGCTGGCTCCTGCTGCACGGCGGCGAGATCTCCGCGGACCTGTGGGGCGGGACCCCACTGCATGACGCGGCGGAGAACGGGGAGCTGGAG TGCTGCCAGATCCTGGTAGTGAACGGCGCGGAGCTGGACGTGCGCGACCGCGACGGGTACACTGCCGCCGACCTCTCGGACTACAATGGCCACAGCCACTGCACCGGCTACCTGCGCACCGTGGAGAACTTG AGCGTGGAGCATCGTGTGCTGTCCCGGGATACGTCTGCTGAGCTGGAGACCAAGCAGCCTGACTCGGGCATGTCCTCACCCAATACCACCATGTCCGTCCAGCCACCGAACTTTGACCTCAGCTCGCCCACCAGCACCCTCTCCAACTATGACTCCTGCTCCTCCAGCCACTCCAGCGTCAAGGGCCGGCACATGGCTCCTG ggcttcCTAGCTCAAGAGCTGCAGATATACAGAGCTACATGGACATGCTGAGCCCTGACCTGGGCCTGCCATGGAACAAGACAGACAgaaccacaccaccaccaccgccgCCGCCACCAAGCTTCCCTcctccgcccccgcccccagACACCCAACTGCCCCCACCTCCACCGGGCTACCCAGCTCCCAAGCCCCCTGTGGGGCTACATGCAGCTGACATGTACATGCAGACAAAGAACAAACTCCGCCACGTGGAGACCGAGGCCTTCAGGAAGGAG CTGAACTCCCGCGACGGCCACAACGCGCTGCGGAGGCAGGACTCCGGCCGCAAGCCCCGCGCCTTCAGTAAGCAGCCCAGCACCGGGGACTACTACGGCCAGCTGGGCCGCTGCCCCCGGGAGCCGCTGGCCGCACGCCGGGACATGGCGCACAGCGAAGAGGTGCGTGCCCCGAGCACGCACCAGCCGGATGCGGGGACCAGCCCGGCCGCCCCGCTTCTCACTCGCTGGCCCCTCTGCCCCCCGCAGGCGGCGCTGCTCCCTGGGAATCACGTGCACAACGGCTGCGCTGCGGACCCTAAAGCGTCCAGGGAgctgcccccgcccccgccgccgcccccgcTTCCCGAGGCCCTGAGctcgccgccgcctcctccgccTCTGCCCTTCGAGGGTTCAGGCCCTGGCTGCGGACAGCGTCGGTCCTCGTCGTCCACCGGGA GCACCAAGTCTTTCAATATGATGTCCCCAACGGGCGACAACTCAGAGCTACTGGCTGAGATCAAGGCTGGCAAGAGTCTGAAGCCGACGCCGCAGAGCAAGGGACTGACCACGGTGTTCTCTGGCAGTGGGCAACCGGCCTCCCAG CCTGACTCACCACTGCAGCTGACATCGCCCCCGCTGTCACGGGCCCGAAGCCCCACCCCACCGGCAGTGGGGCCGCAGCCACTGCTCAATGGAAGCATGGCACCGGCACCACCTGCCACCCCTGCACCAGGCGTACAGCTGGATGTGGAGGCGCTCATCCCCACGCACGACGAGCAGGGCCGGCCCATACCTGAGTGGAAGCGCCAGGTGATGGTGCGCAAGCTGCAGCTGAAgatgcaggaggaggaggagcagagacGGAAG gagaaggaggaggaggaccgGCTGGCCAGCTTGCCTGCCTGGAGGCGGGACCTCCTGCGGAAGAAGCTAGAAGAGGAAAG GGAGCAGAAGCG GAAAGAGGAGGAGCGACAGAAGCAGGAGGAGCTGCAGCGGGAGAAAGAGCAGTCGGAGAAGCTGCGGACGCTGGGCTATGACGAGACCAAGCTGGCGCCCTGGCAGCGACAGATCATCCTGAAGAAGGGGGACATCGCTAAGTACTAA
- the ESPN gene encoding espin isoform X4 has translation MALEQALQAARQGELDVLKSLHTAGLLGPSLRDPLDALPVHHAARAGKLHCLRFLVEEAALPAAARARNGATPAHDAAATGHLSCLQWLLSEGGCPVQDKDNSGATVLHLASRFGHPEVVDWLLRHGGGDPTVATDTGALPVHYAAAKGDFPSLRLLVGHHPEGVNAQTKNGATPLYLACQEGHLEVTQYLVQECGADPHVSAHDGMTPLHAAAQMGHSPVIVWLVSCTDVSLSEQDKDGATAMHFAASRGHAKVLSWLLLHGGEISADLWGGTPLHDAAENGELECCQILVVNGAELDVRDRDGYTAADLSDYNGHSHCTGYLRTVENLSVEHRVLSRDTSAELETKQPDSGMSSPNTTMSVQPPNFDLSSPTSTLSNYDSCSSSHSSVKGRHMAPGLPSSRAADIQSYMDMLSPDLGLPWNKTDRTTPPPPPPPPSFPPPPPPPDTQLPPPPPGYPAPKPPVGLHAADMYMQTKNKLRHVETEAFRKELNSRDGHNALRRQDSGRKPRAFSKQPSTGDYYGQLGRCPREPLAARRDMAHSEEVRAPSTHQPDAGTSPAAPLLTRWPLCPPQAALLPGNHVHNGCAADPKASRELPPPPPPPPLPEALSSPPPPPPLPFEGSGPGCGQRRSSSSTGSTKSFNMMSPTGDNSELLAEIKAGKSLKPTPQSKGLTTVFSGSGQPASQPDSPLQLTSPPLSRARSPTPPAVGPQPLLNGSMAPAPPATPAPGVQLDVEALIPTHDEQGRPIPEWKRQVMVRKLQLKMQEEEEQRRKLTAASSCCYPREGWRYSREHNAILGPFGELMTEADILRIEQQIENLQVLHKAQKLEAHLEQLELELEQLLPISAALSAPRFTVDPRRMHGRAASLPLWCSKISTLLKSMSTLLAALGGRPAHLAELLAADTGQPLAPLPDAPWRPGPLCLGRSHSLSWCREAVAREILECGVSVRHLCAVYELRAQGPEPARGPRNKLSRPAGAPGREPILEEDYVAVGPGEPRDAANGLPAPEEPPGALGQPEAPGRQAAPPEPEQLARRPPLSTELCGVQDYIDMRKERIVYLFLDHWRSCSRWA, from the exons ATGGCCCTGGAGCAGGCTCTGCAGGCGGCGCGGCAGGGCGAGCTGGATGTGCTGAAGTCCCTGCACAccgccggcctgctggggccctCGCTGCGCGACCCGCTGGACGCGCTGCCGGTGCACCACGCCGCCCGCGCCGGCAAGCTGCACTGTCTGCGCTTCCTGGTGGAGGAGGCCGCCCTGCCCGCCGCGGCTCGCGCGCGCAATGGCGCCACGCCGGCCCACGACGCCGCCGCCACCGGCCACCTCTCCTGCCTGCAGTGGCTTCTCTCCGAGGGCGGCTGCCCGGTGCAG GACAAAGACAATTCTGGTGCCACAGTCCTACATCTAGCTTCCCGCTTCGGCCACCCCGAGGTGGTGGACTGGCTGCTTCGTCATGGCGGTGGGGATCCCACCGTGGCCACAGACACGGGTGCCCTGCCTGTCCACTATGCTGCCGCCAAAGGAGACTTCCCCTCCCTGAGGCTTCTCGTTGGGCATCACCCCGA GGGAGTGAATGCCCAAACCAAGAACGGTGCCACACCCCTGTACCTGGCGTGCCAGGAGGGCCACCTGGAGGTGACGCAGTACCTGGTACAGGAGTGCGGTGCAGACCCGCACGTGAGCGCCCACGATGGCATGACCCCCCTGCACGCCGCGGCGCAGATGGGCCACAGCCCGGTCATCGTGTGGCTG GTGAGCTGCACCGACGTGAGCCTGTCGGAGCAGGACAAGGATGGCGCCACAGCCATGCACTTCGCGGCGAGCCGCGGCCACGCCAAAGTGCTCAGCTGGCTCCTGCTGCACGGCGGCGAGATCTCCGCGGACCTGTGGGGCGGGACCCCACTGCATGACGCGGCGGAGAACGGGGAGCTGGAG TGCTGCCAGATCCTGGTAGTGAACGGCGCGGAGCTGGACGTGCGCGACCGCGACGGGTACACTGCCGCCGACCTCTCGGACTACAATGGCCACAGCCACTGCACCGGCTACCTGCGCACCGTGGAGAACTTG AGCGTGGAGCATCGTGTGCTGTCCCGGGATACGTCTGCTGAGCTGGAGACCAAGCAGCCTGACTCGGGCATGTCCTCACCCAATACCACCATGTCCGTCCAGCCACCGAACTTTGACCTCAGCTCGCCCACCAGCACCCTCTCCAACTATGACTCCTGCTCCTCCAGCCACTCCAGCGTCAAGGGCCGGCACATGGCTCCTG ggcttcCTAGCTCAAGAGCTGCAGATATACAGAGCTACATGGACATGCTGAGCCCTGACCTGGGCCTGCCATGGAACAAGACAGACAgaaccacaccaccaccaccgccgCCGCCACCAAGCTTCCCTcctccgcccccgcccccagACACCCAACTGCCCCCACCTCCACCGGGCTACCCAGCTCCCAAGCCCCCTGTGGGGCTACATGCAGCTGACATGTACATGCAGACAAAGAACAAACTCCGCCACGTGGAGACCGAGGCCTTCAGGAAGGAG CTGAACTCCCGCGACGGCCACAACGCGCTGCGGAGGCAGGACTCCGGCCGCAAGCCCCGCGCCTTCAGTAAGCAGCCCAGCACCGGGGACTACTACGGCCAGCTGGGCCGCTGCCCCCGGGAGCCGCTGGCCGCACGCCGGGACATGGCGCACAGCGAAGAGGTGCGTGCCCCGAGCACGCACCAGCCGGATGCGGGGACCAGCCCGGCCGCCCCGCTTCTCACTCGCTGGCCCCTCTGCCCCCCGCAGGCGGCGCTGCTCCCTGGGAATCACGTGCACAACGGCTGCGCTGCGGACCCTAAAGCGTCCAGGGAgctgcccccgcccccgccgccgcccccgcTTCCCGAGGCCCTGAGctcgccgccgcctcctccgccTCTGCCCTTCGAGGGTTCAGGCCCTGGCTGCGGACAGCGTCGGTCCTCGTCGTCCACCGGGA GCACCAAGTCTTTCAATATGATGTCCCCAACGGGCGACAACTCAGAGCTACTGGCTGAGATCAAGGCTGGCAAGAGTCTGAAGCCGACGCCGCAGAGCAAGGGACTGACCACGGTGTTCTCTGGCAGTGGGCAACCGGCCTCCCAG CCTGACTCACCACTGCAGCTGACATCGCCCCCGCTGTCACGGGCCCGAAGCCCCACCCCACCGGCAGTGGGGCCGCAGCCACTGCTCAATGGAAGCATGGCACCGGCACCACCTGCCACCCCTGCACCAGGCGTACAGCTGGATGTGGAGGCGCTCATCCCCACGCACGACGAGCAGGGCCGGCCCATACCTGAGTGGAAGCGCCAGGTGATGGTGCGCAAGCTGCAGCTGAAgatgcaggaggaggaggagcagagacGGAAG CTGACGGCCGCGAGCTCGTGCTGCTACCCCCGCGAGGGCTGGAGGTACTCCCGGGAGCACAACGCCATCCTCGGGCCCTTCGGCGAGCTCATGACCGAGGCCGATATCCTCCGCATTGAGCAGCAAATTGAGAACCTGCAGGTTTTGCACAAGGCGCAGAAGCTGGAGGCGCACCTGGAgcagctggagctggagctggaacAGCTGCTGCCCATCTCGGCCGCCCTGTCGGCGCCGCGCTTCACCGTCGACCCGCGCCGCATGCACGGCCGCGCAGCCAGTCTGCCTCTCTGGTGCAGCAAGATCTCCACGCTGCTCAAGAGCATGTCCACGCTGCTGGCCGCGCTGGGCGGCCGGCCCGCGCACCTGGCCGAGCTCCTGGCCGCCGACACGGGTCAGCCGCTGGCGCCGCTGCCCGACGCGCCCTGGCGCCCGGGTCCTCTGTGTTTGGGCCGCTCGCACTCGCTCAGCTGGTGCCGCGAGGCCGTGGCGCGCGAGATCCTCGAGTGCGGCGTCTCGGTGCGGCACCTCTGCGCAGTCTATGAGCTGCGCGCCCAGGGACCGGAGCCCGCCCGTGGCCCGCGAAACAAGCTCTCACGGCCCGCCGGCGCCCCGGGCCGCGAGCCCATTCTCGAGGAGGACTACGTGGCGGTCGGACCCGGCGAGCCCCGCGACGCCGCTAACGGCCTGCCTGCCCCCGAGGAGCCTCCGGGCGCTCTGGGCCAGCCCGAGGCGCCAGGACGCCAGGCGGCGCCACCCGAGCCCGAGCAGCTAGCGCGCAGGCCGCCGCTCTCCACCGAGCTGTGCGGCGTCCAGGACTACATCGACATGCGCAAGGAGCGCATCGTCTACCTCTTCCTGGACCACTGGCGCAG CTGCTCGAGATGGGCCTGA
- the ESPN gene encoding espin isoform X8, whose amino-acid sequence MALEQALQAARQGELDVLKSLHTAGLLGPSLRDPLDALPVHHAARAGKLHCLRFLVEEAALPAAARARNGATPAHDAAATGHLSCLQWLLSEGGCPVQDKDNSGATVLHLASRFGHPEVVDWLLRHGGGDPTVATDTGALPVHYAAAKGDFPSLRLLVGHHPEGVNAQTKNGATPLYLACQEGHLEVTQYLVQECGADPHVSAHDGMTPLHAAAQMGHSPVIVWLVSCTDVSLSEQDKDGATAMHFAASRGHAKVLSWLLLHGGEISADLWGGTPLHDAAENGELECCQILVVNGAELDVRDRDGYTAADLSDYNGHSHCTGYLRTVENLSVEHRVLSRDTSAELETKQPDSGMSSPNTTMSVQPPNFDLSSPTSTLSNYDSCSSSHSSVKGRHMAPGLPSSRAADIQSYMDMLSPDLGLPWNKTDRTTPPPPPPPPSFPPPPPPPDTQLPPPPPGYPAPKPPVGLHAADMYMQTKNKLRHVETEAFRKELNSRDGHNALRRQDSGRKPRAFSKQPSTGDYYGQLGRCPREPLAARRDMAHSEEVRAPSTHQPDAGTSPAAPLLTRWPLCPPQAALLPGNHVHNGCAADPKASRELPPPPPPPPLPEALSSPPPPPPLPFEGSGPGCGQRRSSSSTGSTKSFNMMSPTGDNSELLAEIKAGKSLKPTPQSKGLTTVFSGSGQPASQPDSPLQLTSPPLSRARSPTPPAVGPQPLLNGSMAPAPPATPAPGVQLDVEALIPTHDEQGRPIPEWKRQVMVRKLQLKMQEEEEQRRKQENTDRVDREGLGRRAA is encoded by the exons ATGGCCCTGGAGCAGGCTCTGCAGGCGGCGCGGCAGGGCGAGCTGGATGTGCTGAAGTCCCTGCACAccgccggcctgctggggccctCGCTGCGCGACCCGCTGGACGCGCTGCCGGTGCACCACGCCGCCCGCGCCGGCAAGCTGCACTGTCTGCGCTTCCTGGTGGAGGAGGCCGCCCTGCCCGCCGCGGCTCGCGCGCGCAATGGCGCCACGCCGGCCCACGACGCCGCCGCCACCGGCCACCTCTCCTGCCTGCAGTGGCTTCTCTCCGAGGGCGGCTGCCCGGTGCAG GACAAAGACAATTCTGGTGCCACAGTCCTACATCTAGCTTCCCGCTTCGGCCACCCCGAGGTGGTGGACTGGCTGCTTCGTCATGGCGGTGGGGATCCCACCGTGGCCACAGACACGGGTGCCCTGCCTGTCCACTATGCTGCCGCCAAAGGAGACTTCCCCTCCCTGAGGCTTCTCGTTGGGCATCACCCCGA GGGAGTGAATGCCCAAACCAAGAACGGTGCCACACCCCTGTACCTGGCGTGCCAGGAGGGCCACCTGGAGGTGACGCAGTACCTGGTACAGGAGTGCGGTGCAGACCCGCACGTGAGCGCCCACGATGGCATGACCCCCCTGCACGCCGCGGCGCAGATGGGCCACAGCCCGGTCATCGTGTGGCTG GTGAGCTGCACCGACGTGAGCCTGTCGGAGCAGGACAAGGATGGCGCCACAGCCATGCACTTCGCGGCGAGCCGCGGCCACGCCAAAGTGCTCAGCTGGCTCCTGCTGCACGGCGGCGAGATCTCCGCGGACCTGTGGGGCGGGACCCCACTGCATGACGCGGCGGAGAACGGGGAGCTGGAG TGCTGCCAGATCCTGGTAGTGAACGGCGCGGAGCTGGACGTGCGCGACCGCGACGGGTACACTGCCGCCGACCTCTCGGACTACAATGGCCACAGCCACTGCACCGGCTACCTGCGCACCGTGGAGAACTTG AGCGTGGAGCATCGTGTGCTGTCCCGGGATACGTCTGCTGAGCTGGAGACCAAGCAGCCTGACTCGGGCATGTCCTCACCCAATACCACCATGTCCGTCCAGCCACCGAACTTTGACCTCAGCTCGCCCACCAGCACCCTCTCCAACTATGACTCCTGCTCCTCCAGCCACTCCAGCGTCAAGGGCCGGCACATGGCTCCTG ggcttcCTAGCTCAAGAGCTGCAGATATACAGAGCTACATGGACATGCTGAGCCCTGACCTGGGCCTGCCATGGAACAAGACAGACAgaaccacaccaccaccaccgccgCCGCCACCAAGCTTCCCTcctccgcccccgcccccagACACCCAACTGCCCCCACCTCCACCGGGCTACCCAGCTCCCAAGCCCCCTGTGGGGCTACATGCAGCTGACATGTACATGCAGACAAAGAACAAACTCCGCCACGTGGAGACCGAGGCCTTCAGGAAGGAG CTGAACTCCCGCGACGGCCACAACGCGCTGCGGAGGCAGGACTCCGGCCGCAAGCCCCGCGCCTTCAGTAAGCAGCCCAGCACCGGGGACTACTACGGCCAGCTGGGCCGCTGCCCCCGGGAGCCGCTGGCCGCACGCCGGGACATGGCGCACAGCGAAGAGGTGCGTGCCCCGAGCACGCACCAGCCGGATGCGGGGACCAGCCCGGCCGCCCCGCTTCTCACTCGCTGGCCCCTCTGCCCCCCGCAGGCGGCGCTGCTCCCTGGGAATCACGTGCACAACGGCTGCGCTGCGGACCCTAAAGCGTCCAGGGAgctgcccccgcccccgccgccgcccccgcTTCCCGAGGCCCTGAGctcgccgccgcctcctccgccTCTGCCCTTCGAGGGTTCAGGCCCTGGCTGCGGACAGCGTCGGTCCTCGTCGTCCACCGGGA GCACCAAGTCTTTCAATATGATGTCCCCAACGGGCGACAACTCAGAGCTACTGGCTGAGATCAAGGCTGGCAAGAGTCTGAAGCCGACGCCGCAGAGCAAGGGACTGACCACGGTGTTCTCTGGCAGTGGGCAACCGGCCTCCCAG CCTGACTCACCACTGCAGCTGACATCGCCCCCGCTGTCACGGGCCCGAAGCCCCACCCCACCGGCAGTGGGGCCGCAGCCACTGCTCAATGGAAGCATGGCACCGGCACCACCTGCCACCCCTGCACCAGGCGTACAGCTGGATGTGGAGGCGCTCATCCCCACGCACGACGAGCAGGGCCGGCCCATACCTGAGTGGAAGCGCCAGGTGATGGTGCGCAAGCTGCAGCTGAAgatgcaggaggaggaggagcagagacGGAAG CAGGAAAACACGGACAGGGTGGACAGGGAGGGACTGGGCCGCAGGGCTGCTTGA